From the genome of Tachypleus tridentatus isolate NWPU-2018 chromosome 6, ASM421037v1, whole genome shotgun sequence:
TTAGATGTGGGGGAAATGGGAaaaccccgagaaaacccactttcactagctGGTGCCGATAATCTAGCTAGTGCCAGTTTAATACTCTTCAAAAGGGGAGGGtcacacaaacaaaaatatgggGTTGTTACTCTAGAACAGGGGTGGCCAACCTTTTGTTTCCTTTTGCACCAATTTTTTTCACTTCTAATTCAGATGCGCCACACAAACTTTAACAGCCTTTCAATCCTTTAAGTATGGTAATTTGGAGATATTTGGCAGTTATACATATaatcatttgttatatatatgttaatgtgGAGTGTGGACACATGTAGAAGTTGTAAAAAGAATTCAACATGAATACAAGGtaaactttatttactttattgacACTTTGCATTTGCATTGATATATTTCATTAGTTATTTATGAAAGAATatctaataaaaatttatcaacACAATTagcagttttaatgaaaaataattttacatggaggaaaaataaacataactaggTTTAATGAGACTTTTGACTTTGCTTCGCTTTCACCAAATCTGTAATATTAGGAGTTAAATTAGTAACTGACAGCAACAGTCAGTTTTTTCAGACTTGAATTGGATAGTCGCTACCTCAGTTTGTTCTTGATCATTTTCATGGATGAAAATGCTTGCTCGCATCTGTATGTTGTTCCGAAGCGACAGGCATAACTTTGGGCAAATTTTCTCAGTTCTGGAAAATGTTCACATGGTAATGATTGCCAAAAATTAAGCATTCCAGATTCACTTGAGAGTAAGGGAAGTTcattaaatttacttttcagtACTGAATTTGCTCTTAGATCAATAAGTTCCATCTGTATATTACTAGGCATCTTCAGAATGTTTTGTTCAGTCAGTGAAAATGGATTTATAAATGCAAGCATGCAATCTTCTTCTTTAGCAAAATCACTAAAACGACTATCAAAGACCTCTTGTAGTAGTATGATTTTTCAATGTATTCTGTAAATTTAGTATTATCTTGAACACATTCACTTTGTTCCTTTAAATGTGGAAATTGGCTCAAATCCTTGTTTTCTAGCTGAGAGATGAACAGTTTTAACTTCATTTTGAATGCACTGATATCATTTACTAAACTAGGAAACAATTTGTCCTTGCCCTGCAGTTTTGAATTTAGGTCATTGAGATGGCTGGTGATATCAACTAAAAAAGCTAAATCAAACATCCACTTTTCATTACACAAAAGGGTCCTTTCCTCGGGCAGCTCTTCTTTTTCTTCCAGAAAATCATGtacaatatttttcagtttccAAAATCTTTTGAGAACTTGTCCTCTAGAAAGCCAATGCACTTCACAATGAAGGATGAGATTACCATATTCCATATCTAACACTTCACAATATTCTCTGAATTCTCTCCTATTTAATCCTTTAGCTCTAATTTTATTCACGCATTTTACAACTGGTATCATAACATGCTGCAAATTCAAAAGTTTTACACACAGAGACTCTTGGTGTAATATGCAATGATATTTTAGAAGAGGACGACCTAAAAACTTTTCGAGCAAGGCTACAGTTCCAGCAACTCTACCAATCATTGACGGTGCTCCATCAGTACAGACACTTAAGAGTTTACTAAAGTTTAAATGCTGATTTTCTAAACATGACTTTACTTTCTCAAATATGTCTGACCCTCTAGTTTTTCCATGGAGTTATTCAAGGCCAATAAGTTCttcaaatatgttaaaattatcatCAATTCCtcttataaaaatacttaactggGCTGCATCACATACGTCAGCAGATTCCTCCAAAGCTAATGAAAAGAAAGAGCACGCATGGACACGTTCCTTCAGTTGCTCAAATACATCATGAGAAAGTTCCTCAATGCGTCTTGTAATTGTCTGCTTTGAAAGAGTGATTTCATTTACCTTTCTTTCAATACTTTTATCACCAAGACATTCACTGTAATGGGACTATAAAAAatcgaaaaaaaattattattatgattattattgttattattattattatattttattactaatacaTCCCACAGGATCATTGATCCTGTTTAATCCATGAGAGTATTGAAATTTTTTTagatttcatttatatattcGTAATCAATGAGCTTGGCTCATTGGGCCAAGCTCCCCCTTGGTGCTGCCAGTGGAAACTTAGATGATATTCAATCACAGTGTGTGTCTTCTTGAACTCCAacagagttttatttattttagacttggcagtaattttggttttaaagaccaTAGGGAGACccctaaggcaaaccaggggcactcagaaacttttgtttttcttcatccCCACACGTGTGTAAGGTTGGACGTGTCATGAAGGAAGGAAGTGTTATGTCTTTGGGTtctcataaaacacttgttatcaaGTAACAACAAAACTCAGACGTGCCGCAGCttcctgtactttatttagaatagcCTCGCACATACAAAATACTAAGTGCTGATTGGCTAATAATGTCACATACATAACATGtccctttttttttaacaattaagacAATTAactattgttacataaatttgGATTTATATATCTTATAGTTATAACATCAAAAGACATAATAAactatgttgttattaatgtctattttggtaatatgataaatgtatttttcttttaatatgataagtgtaaatacacagaaaattaaatttttctttaacattaaaaactgggccttttttttttttttactaactacataacacattatatcaatcagatataacaacataataatatataaaatgaagtaaaaaaaaattctaccaaATTATTACACAAATACAAGAGTATTTTAACTCttacaaatacaaaagtattcTTTCTTTTACAACTCTTATTCTCAATCATTAAgtattacatttttcttgtaaCATTCTTGCTCATTTTAACAATTCACATAACAAAATCTCTTAGTTTTGTAGGAGCTTTAGAAATTCTACCTGTTTTTGTTACAATTTCACTCTTTTGAGCAGGAGCAATATTTtgcatttgatttttatttttagcatgtGTAATACTTTGTTTCAATTGTGGAGATTCACATATATGGCTAGCTCTGGGTGACCCTGATTGAGACATATTTTGTCTTGGGGGTGTTTTAGGGATATTTGGCACATTTTCTGGGACAGACTCTTCTGCAATCAAATCATCTTGTGATTTTCTTCTAAGATATCTCTGTCGAGCACTGTGATAGACATCATCTTCATTTGTTTGCAATAAATGTCTACGATTTCTACAAATCATCCTGCCTGCTGGTGTTTGTAATATATAGCTTCGGGGTTTCTCAACTTGCCCTAATAACTGAGCTGGCATCCACTTGTTTTCATGTCTGTATCTTACACATTTTTCAAGATCCAGTGGTTTTGAATTCTGATCATATCTTGATTTACTTTTCTGTTTCTGAATGTCGATTTCtgacgtcactttatcacttgtGGAATAAGCAACTTCTCATTTGTCGGTAACCTCGTTCTGGTTCTACGACTCATGCACCTTTGCACTGGTGATTCAATTTTTGCATCTTTTGGTGTATTTCGGTAGTCTAACAATACCAAATGCAGGTCTGATTTTTCTTTCAGAGATTTTATAACAAGTCTTTTCGCTGTCTGAACTGCACGTTCCGCCAGTCCATTTGCTTGTGAATGTTTGGTGTTTAAATCCCCAGATGTGACTGAAATCTTTAAACTCTTTAGCATCATAGTGTGGACCATTGTCCGAATACACAATCTGAGGTATGCCATGCGTAGCGAAAAGTTTCTTCAATTTCTGAACTGTTTGTTCGGATGTGATCTCTTTTTCATATTCATTGATCTCCAAATATCCACTGTAATGATCAACTACTACTAGATAATGTGTTCCTTGGTTTTCAAATAAGTCTGTTGAAACATACTGCCATGGCAACGTTGGTGTAGGTGTGCTGATCATCGGTTCTTTTTGTTGTGCATTTCTCATTGTTTGACATGTGGTACATTTTGAGACAGTGTCTTCGATTTGTTTGTT
Proteins encoded in this window:
- the LOC143251543 gene encoding general transcription factor II-I repeat domain-containing protein 2-like → MIGRVAGTVALLEKFLGRPLLKYHCILHQESLCVKLLNLQHVMIPVVKCVNKIRAKGLNRREFREYCEVLDMEYGNLILHCEVHWLSRGQVLKRFWKLKNIVHDFLEEKEELPEERTLLCNEKWMFDLAFLVDITSHLNDLNSKLQGKDKLFPSLVNDISAFKMKLKLFISQLENKDLSQFPHLKEQSECVQDNTKFTEYIEKSYYYKRSLIVVLVILLKKKIACLHL